The stretch of DNA GGATGCGATGGTGCCGCGGGGGGAGGAGTTCGCCCGGATGAATGTGGGTGGGGACCGGGCGTTGGTGTTGTTGCACAACATGGCGTGGCTGAGCCGCTGGGGTGGGTCTGATCAGGGTGATCATGGGCCGGTGGTGGCCGATGGGGTGACGGCGCTCGAGGCGGGGGAGTGGTTGCGCGGCGGGCGGCGTGGGTTGTTGGCGCCGTTGGGGGTGGGGACTGTCCTGTCGCAGTGCACTTGGCAGACAGTGGGCTACTGATCTCCTCGGCTGCCAGGTCGGTTGAGAACGCTGGCCTTCGTTGTTCTCAACCGACCTGGTGTCCGCGGAAACCGGAGTCGTGTCGATAGGCCGAGAAGATCCCCACGGTCGCTCGGGCTTCCCGCTCAGCGCGCGACGCGAGGAGATTCGGTCAACACGAACGAGAACAAGTGAGAATCCGACAGCTGCAATGCGAAAAGACAACTCCCCGGACGCTTTCACACGGATGAGGCCGGCCTGGCACCTCGACATCGCGCGTACCAACCAGCCGATACTGGGGACAGTCGGCCTGAGGGGGCTGGGCAAAGTCTCGGTCACCACCGAGAGGCCCTGCACCTGGCCACGATGGGCGGGGCACAGCGGGTTGGGTGACATCGACCGGGTCTTGATCGCCGGAGAGGCGGTAACGGAGCGTGGAGCCCTCGGCCATTCGAGGTCAGTATGGGGTCGGGACAGCGGGGCTGGGTATCGCCAGCAGCCAGGCACAGATCAGCACGGAGGTGCTGTCGATAACCGGCTTGTACGGGTCCAGATCGGTCGCCCGGGGCGGCAGCTTCTTCCGGGGCTCAGGCCAGGCCGAACCCAGTACGGACGTATTCCCACGTGCGGAGGTTCACCTCGGGCACCGACCTCGCGAAGAACACTGTGGATCCCCCTAGGATGCCGCCTCAGCCTTTGACGTCCTCCGGACGATCGGCGTAATTTTTCTGCTGAAGTAGATATTGCCGAGCTCTTTTCATGGTGCAAATCGTTTGCCCGTTATGCGCCCCATGCGAGGCGTGCTCGATTGAACGATGATTTGGAGTGGGTGATGGTGAATTCCCGATCGGACACGATTGCCGTATTCGGTGCGGGGGTTATGGGGCGCAGCATCACCGCACTCGCACTGGGGCGTGGGGTGCATGTCGTCCTGGTCGACGTATCGGAAGGCGTACTCCAGCAGGCCCGGGCGGAAATCGCCCAGCAGTTGCGGCACGGGCAGTTCATGGCCGCCTTTCCCGATGGACAGGCGGCTGGGACACTGACCACGACGCTGTCCGGCACGGACGCGGCGGACGCCGGTCTCGTGATCGAGGCGATCACCGAGGACGCCACGCTCAAGGCGCGGATCATGGCGGAGATCTCCAGCATGCTCCCCGCCGGGGTCCCGGTGATCACCAACACCTCGGGCATCCCCATCGCCGAACTGGCGAAGTCGGTCCGGCGCCCCGAGGATCTGGCCGGGGTGCACTTTATGAATCCGGCCTATCTCATCGAGATGGTCGAGGTCATCCGCGGTCCGCAGACCGGCGACGACGCCATGGCCGCGATCCAGTCCTCCCTGGAGCGGCTGGGGAAGAAGACGGTCGTCGTGCGCGACGCACCGGGGTTCGTCACCAGCAGGCTGCTGCATCCCATGATCAATGAAGCGGCGAGGGTCGTGGCCGAGGGCACCGCGAGCGTCGAGTCCGTGGACCGGCTGATGCATGGATGTCTCGGTCACCCCACCGGGCCGCTGCGCACCGCCGATCTGATCGGGCTGGACAATCTCGTGGACGCTCTTCGACTGCTTGCCGAGCGGACCGGAAATTCCACCTTCGAGCCCTGTGAACTGCTCATGGAGAAGGTGCGGCGCGGAGATCTGGGGCGCAAGACGGGGCGGGGTTTCTATGACTACGGAAAGGTACTTTCGTGAATATGGACCAGCCGATCGCCGCTGAGGGGATCGAACGGGCGATTACGGCCTTTGTCTCGGAGCGAGTGAAGGCGGAGGTTCCCGTCGGTCAGGATCTCTTCGATTCGGGGCTGGTGTCGTCGATGTTCGCGATGGAGCTCGTGGTCCATCTGGAGCAGGAGTTCTCGGTGCAGATCCTGGGGGATGACCTCAAGCGGGACAACTTCCGTTCCATCGGGGCCATGACCGCTCTGGTGGGGCGTCTGCTCGGCGCCGGGCAATCCGCCGATGCCTGAGCCGCTCGCCGGTGCGCGTGAGCTCGTGGACGACCTCGTCGGCGACCGGGCCGCGGAGTGGGACCGGGCTGGTCTGATCCCCGACGACGTGCTGCGGACGCTGGCCGCCCGCGGCCTGTTGTGCGCGGGGGTGCCGGAGACCTTCGGCGGACTTGGGGCGAGCAGCGCCGCGAACGGCGAGTTCACGGCGTATGTCGGCAGCCGGTGCAGTTCGCTGCGGAGTGTGATGACGTCGCAGGGCATGGCCGCGTGGGCGATCCAGCGCCTGGGCGGCCCGCGGCAGCACGCGGAGTATCTGCCGAAGCTGGCCGGTGGCCGGCTCGCCGCCATCGCGTTCAGTGAGCCGGAGGCGGGCAGTGATCTGTCGGCGATGACCACGACCATCGAACCGGAGGGTGAGACCGTCGTCGTCCGCGGGCAGAAGGTCTGGACGACCGCTGCGCACTACGCCGATCTGATCGTCGTCGTCGGCCGCTACGGCTCCGGGGCGGCCGCTGTGGTGGTACCCGCGTCGGCTCCGGGCGTCACGGTGCGCCGGGTGCCGCGGCCGTCCGGCTGCCGGGCGGCCGGACACGCGGATGTGCACCTCGACGATGTGCGGCTGCCCACCAGTGCGGTGCTCGGCGGTGGGCAGCCGTTGATGCTGCTGGTGACGACGGCGCTGGCGTACGGGCGGATCTCGGTCGCCTGGGGCTGTGTGGGGATCCTGCGGGCCTGTCTGGACGCCGCCGGTGGCCACGCCCGTATCCGGCGGCAGTTCGGCAAGCCGCTCGCCCAACACCAGCTGGTCGGCCGTCACCTGGCGGATCTGCTGACCTCCGAGCAGATCGCCACCCGGGTGTGTGAGCATGCCAGCCGGTGTTGGGACAGCGGCTCCCCGGACATGGTCGTCGCGACCGTCCTGGCCAAGCAGGTGAGCGCGGTCCAGGCCGCGCGGGGCGCCGCCACGGCGGTGCAGGTCCTGGGCTCGGCCGCCGCGCGCGAGGGCCATGTGGTCGAGCGCGCGTACCGCGATGCGAAGCTCATGGAGCTCATCGAGGGCAGTACGGAGATCTGCCAGTTGATTCTCGCCGACCACGCCGTGTCGATGTCGACGTCCGCGTCATGACCCGAGGAAGCACTGTGGCCCAACAGCCCCCGATCGTGAAGTGCCTGGTGTGGGATCTGGACAACACCCTGTGGCAGGGCACGCTGCTGGAAGACGGCCGGGTGACGCTTCCCGGTCCGGTCAGGGAGCTGATCGCCGACCTGGACAGGCGTGGCATCCTCCAGTCGGTCGCCAGCAAGAACGACCACGACCAGGCATGGAAACAGCTCCAAGCGCTCGGCGTGGCCGAGTACTTCGTCCTGCCGCGCATCGGATGGGGCCCGAAGTCCGATGCGGTGCGCGAGATCGCCGCCGAACTCAACTTCGCGCTCGCCACGATCGCCTTCGTCGACGACCAACCGGCCGAGCGCGCGGAAGTCCAGTTCCATCTGCCCGAGGTCCGCTGCTACCCGGCTGAGGAACTCTCCGGCCTCGCCGCTTTGCCGGAATTCAGCCCCCCGACGGTGACGGTGGACGCGCGGCGCCGTCGCCAGATGTATCAGGCCGGATTCCAGCGGAAGGCGGCCGAGGCGGAGTTCACCGGGCCGAGCGAGGACTTCCTGCGCTCCCTCGCACTGGTGATGGACATCGGCCGCGCCACCGAGGAACAGCTCTCCCGTGTCGAGGAGCTGACCTTGCGCACCAGCCAGATGAACGCCACCGGCGTACATTACTCCCTCGCGGATCTGCGGACGCTGCTGGCCGATCCGCGCCATGAGGTGCTGGTGACCGTGCTCACCGACCGGTTCGGACCGCATGGCGCGGTCGGTCTGCAACTGCTGGAGAAGCATCCGCGGGTGTGGAATCTGAAGCTGCTGGCCACCTCCTGCCGTGTGGTGTCCTTCGGCGCCGGCTCGGTGATCCTCAACTGGCTCGTCGACGAAGCCTCCCGCGCGGGTGTCCACCTGGTGGCGGACTTCCGGCGCACCGAACGCAACCGGATGATGGACATCGCCTACCGCTTCGCCGGTTTCACCGACGAGGCGTGCGACTGCCGGGCCGGGCTGCCCGCACCCGCACACGAGGACATCCAGCGGCTGCATCTGATTCCGGAACCACAGGCCCCGTCGCCGACGGTGAAGCTCAACGCCGTCAGCCTCCAGTGCGCCTGAGTCTCCAGGGGCCGTCGGGGCGCACCGCCTCCCGACGGCCCGGACCGGAAGCGGGCGAAAAGCCGAGCATCGGACGAGAACGGACGAGAGAAGATCCGGAGAAGGTGGACGACACATGGCGAACCAGGTAGGACTCCCGGCCGCGCTCTCGGAGTACATCCGGGTGTCCTCCCTGCGCGAGGACGAGATCCTGCGGCAGCTGCGGGAGACCACGGCGGAGCTGCCCGCGGGCAGCGCGATGCAGGTCATGCCCGAGGAGGGGCAGCTGCTGACGCTCCTGGCCGGTCTCACCCCGGCCCGGAGGATCCTGGAGATCGGTACGTTCACCGGATACAGCACCCTGTGCCTGGCCCGTGCGCTCGCCCCCGGCGGACGGCTGATCACCTGTGACATCACCGACCGCTGGCCGCGGATCGGCGCAGATTACTGGGCCAAGGCGGGCGTCGAGGCGCGGATCGACCTTCGTGTCGGTGCCGCGGCCGACACCCTCAAGGCCATCCTCACGGAGGAGGGCCCCGGCACCTTCGACTTCGTGTTCATCGACGCCGACAAGCAGGGCTACCCGGACTACTACGAGATGGCGCTGACGCTCCTTGACGACCGCGGCCTGATCGTGGTCGACAACACCCTGTTCTTCGGCAAGGTCGTGGACCCCGACGCGCAGGATCCCGACACCACCGGGATCCGCGCCTTCAACAAACTGGTCCGTGACGATCCGCGGGTGGAGATGTCCCTGGTGCCCATGGCGGACGGGATCACACTGATCCGCAAGAAGCAGCCGACCGCGTAGAGAGCGGCCGAAGGGGAACCCGGTCCGGTTTCCCGGGCGGGTTCCCCGCCTCCGCCGTCCGCGGGGTCGCTCAGGTGACCACCCTCGGGATGAACGCCGCATGGGATCCGTCGGAGAAGCGGCGCAGTTCGACGCCGTACACCTCGGCGGGGTGCAGCTGCTGACCGAGAAATGCGATCACCCGGTTGAATTCGGGCGGAAATCGGCTGGCCACAATGGCCATACGGAGCCTGCCCAGGGCCAGATTCGCCTCGATCGCGCGCAGGAACGAACCCTCGTCGATGGGATACCCCATCTCCGCCAGCAACTGCTCTCCAGTACTGCCCTGCAATTGTGCGGTGTACTCGAGCGACCGCTGGAGTATGTGGATCGGCCAGTGCCGCGCCCCGCTGCCCGCGTAGTCGAGAATTTTGGCGAGTGCGCTTTGCACGTTCCAGGTGTCGTGTGGTTCCACCACTTCCACGAGTATCGGGACACCCGAGGAATCGGCGAAGAGATGGGTGGCGCTGAAGGAGTAGCCGTCCGTGTCCGGCATGACATCCGTGGGGTTCCTGCGGATCAGCAGGAGCGAGGAGTTGGAGCCGGACGCGTTCGCCGTGGACAGCAGGTCCGGATAGCGGCCGAGGATCTCATGAAGCGGCGGTTCGGGGCTGGCCGACGTCGGGGTGAGCTGGGTGAGCCCGGTGTCGTTCTGCAACACGATGCGCTGGTTCCAGGTCTCGGAGCCCGCCCCCGGAGGCGTCTCCCGCGGGCGTGCGTGTCTGCCGGACGTCAGCTGTCCCGGGTCCGCCGGCAGCAGCGCGGGACGTTCCAT from Streptomyces asiaticus encodes:
- a CDS encoding carboxymuconolactone decarboxylase family protein, with amino-acid sequence MRPRIDPQDADDFAVTPAGQVYAREIGQSLNGLLADRPPPNVHRTIANHPTLLPALQPLLTHVAGDILPARERELVILRIAWRSQTPYVWAHHHAAGLFVGMNETEIARVASEDTAGWTPFEATILQAVDELHTKSALSDGTWKQLAERYSEEQILELLALAGTYKTLAFILNSCLVPIDPWMERPALLPADPGQLTSGRHARPRETPPGAGSETWNQRIVLQNDTGLTQLTPTSASPEPPLHEILGRYPDLLSTANASGSNSSLLLIRRNPTDVMPDTDGYSFSATHLFADSSGVPILVEVVEPHDTWNVQSALAKILDYAGSGARHWPIHILQRSLEYTAQLQGSTGEQLLAEMGYPIDEGSFLRAIEANLALGRLRMAIVASRFPPEFNRVIAFLGQQLHPAEVYGVELRRFSDGSHAAFIPRVVT
- a CDS encoding phosphopantetheine-binding protein, which codes for MDQPIAAEGIERAITAFVSERVKAEVPVGQDLFDSGLVSSMFAMELVVHLEQEFSVQILGDDLKRDNFRSIGAMTALVGRLLGAGQSADA
- a CDS encoding HAD-IIIC family phosphatase encodes the protein MTRGSTVAQQPPIVKCLVWDLDNTLWQGTLLEDGRVTLPGPVRELIADLDRRGILQSVASKNDHDQAWKQLQALGVAEYFVLPRIGWGPKSDAVREIAAELNFALATIAFVDDQPAERAEVQFHLPEVRCYPAEELSGLAALPEFSPPTVTVDARRRRQMYQAGFQRKAAEAEFTGPSEDFLRSLALVMDIGRATEEQLSRVEELTLRTSQMNATGVHYSLADLRTLLADPRHEVLVTVLTDRFGPHGAVGLQLLEKHPRVWNLKLLATSCRVVSFGAGSVILNWLVDEASRAGVHLVADFRRTERNRMMDIAYRFAGFTDEACDCRAGLPAPAHEDIQRLHLIPEPQAPSPTVKLNAVSLQCA
- a CDS encoding O-methyltransferase, encoding MANQVGLPAALSEYIRVSSLREDEILRQLRETTAELPAGSAMQVMPEEGQLLTLLAGLTPARRILEIGTFTGYSTLCLARALAPGGRLITCDITDRWPRIGADYWAKAGVEARIDLRVGAAADTLKAILTEEGPGTFDFVFIDADKQGYPDYYEMALTLLDDRGLIVVDNTLFFGKVVDPDAQDPDTTGIRAFNKLVRDDPRVEMSLVPMADGITLIRKKQPTA
- a CDS encoding 3-hydroxyacyl-CoA dehydrogenase family protein; the encoded protein is MGRSITALALGRGVHVVLVDVSEGVLQQARAEIAQQLRHGQFMAAFPDGQAAGTLTTTLSGTDAADAGLVIEAITEDATLKARIMAEISSMLPAGVPVITNTSGIPIAELAKSVRRPEDLAGVHFMNPAYLIEMVEVIRGPQTGDDAMAAIQSSLERLGKKTVVVRDAPGFVTSRLLHPMINEAARVVAEGTASVESVDRLMHGCLGHPTGPLRTADLIGLDNLVDALRLLAERTGNSTFEPCELLMEKVRRGDLGRKTGRGFYDYGKVLS
- a CDS encoding acyl-CoA dehydrogenase family protein, whose amino-acid sequence is MPEPLAGARELVDDLVGDRAAEWDRAGLIPDDVLRTLAARGLLCAGVPETFGGLGASSAANGEFTAYVGSRCSSLRSVMTSQGMAAWAIQRLGGPRQHAEYLPKLAGGRLAAIAFSEPEAGSDLSAMTTTIEPEGETVVVRGQKVWTTAAHYADLIVVVGRYGSGAAAVVVPASAPGVTVRRVPRPSGCRAAGHADVHLDDVRLPTSAVLGGGQPLMLLVTTALAYGRISVAWGCVGILRACLDAAGGHARIRRQFGKPLAQHQLVGRHLADLLTSEQIATRVCEHASRCWDSGSPDMVVATVLAKQVSAVQAARGAATAVQVLGSAAAREGHVVERAYRDAKLMELIEGSTEICQLILADHAVSMSTSAS